The nucleotide window TCCCGGACCTCGGTCAGCAGATGCTCCAGTCGGTTGGCTTCGTCGGCGATGATCTTCAACTTTTCCCGCCGGGGGTCGTCCTCGGGCAGCGTCCGCAAAATCTGTCCGGCAAACCCGCCCATGACCATCAAGGGGTTCTTGATCTCATGAGAGAGATGGGCCGCAGCCTCGCCGATGGCTGCGAACCGCTCAGAAATCATGAGCTTTTCCTGGGTCTCTAGAAGCTCTTCCATGCTCCGGCTGACCTTGTCCCGCTCCCGGCGAAGTTCGTCCTCCGACCGCTGGAGATACTCGGTTTTCCTGGCCACCTCGGCCCGCAGGGATTGGGACCAGTGCAAGGAAAGAAAGAGAAATGCGGCAAAACCCAGCAGGGCCGAGATCCCGAAAATACCGACCACGGCTCCCTGACGGAGGACCACGGGCTGAATCAGACCGTAGACCTCGGAATCCGGTGCGGCCAGACCCACGGACCAGACATGAACAGGGCCTGTCCCGTTCCGGGAAAAAATCACCGGGCTGAAGGCGAACAGCTTTTTCATCTCCCGGATCATGTCCCAATGCCAGCCGGAGACATACCAGTCTGTACCCTCTTCGCCCTTGAGCAAGCGCTCGGACATAAGGGAATTAATCCGTTTGTAGGAGAGGTCGGGATTACGCTTATGCCTGGCCGTGAAGGCGTCCTGGCCTACGAATTCCGCCTCAACATGATACATGAAATGGCCCTGGCCATCTATGACCCAGGCGTATCCGGTCTTGCCCGAACGGACGCCCTCGGCCGCACTTCTGGCGATGGACTGGGCGTCCAGGACAAACAAGCAGTCCGTCCCGGACAGGCCTTGACTCCCCTTGTCCTGCATTGGAGCGACCATGGTCATGACCCATCTGTCGGCAATCGGACCATGAGTGGAGCGCTGGGTCCGGCTCAAAACAACATTCGGGCTAAATGAACCCGGGGCCTTTCCATCCTCCTGTTCCGGAAGATGGACGCCCAGTTCGTCCAGGGTCGTCCATCCCTCATCGGTGAGCACCGCCGAAGGCCCGCCGGAAGCAGAAAACCCCAATCCAAGGACCCCGAAATCCTTAAGAAACCCAAGCAGATCACCGATGGCGCTGGTCTCGTCCGCATTCGTCTCCGGCGCCAAAAACGTCGAGCGGCTAAAATGGAGCAGAGCCTCGTTCAGCAGTTCGAAATCGTGGGAGATGTCCTGGGCGAT belongs to Deltaproteobacteria bacterium and includes:
- a CDS encoding two-component sensor histidine kinase, translated to MHKRFASLILVSFLVVSAIVLTLAYRANVELERVVSAQFNEQQLLLARKIAQDISHDFELLNEALLHFSRSTFLAPETNADETSAIGDLLGFLKDFGVLGLGFSASGGPSAVLTDEGWTTLDELGVHLPEQEDGKAPGSFSPNVVLSRTQRSTHGPIADRWVMTMVAPMQDKGSQGLSGTDCLFVLDAQSIARSAAEGVRSGKTGYAWVIDGQGHFMYHVEAEFVGQDAFTARHKRNPDLSYKRINSLMSERLLKGEEGTDWYVSGWHWDMIREMKKLFAFSPVIFSRNGTGPVHVWSVGLAAPDSEVYGLIQPVVLRQGAVVGIFGISALLGFAAFLFLSLHWSQSLRAEVARKTEYLQRSEDELRRERDKVSRSMEELLETQEKLMISERFAAIGEAAAHLSHEIKNPLMVMGGFAGQILRTLPEDDPRREKLKIIADEANRLEHLLTEVR